The genomic region CAGAACTAGCTGTTATGCCCGAGGAGCAAAAATCAGAAACATTTGCTGGCGCTGAATCATATGTGGCTAATGAATTTGAATTACTTAATAATACTGAAGATAATAATCAATTATTAATTATTGGCGGGAAAGGTGATCATTTTGCCGCTGAAATGGGTGAGGGTTTAAAACAATATGAAAAAATCCGGGTACAGAAAAAAATTATTATAAGATACATTGGCAGCCAGGAACAAAAGGAAGAATTAGAGAATTTAAAAAAATCCAGAAAATATTTTGAATATAAAATACTGCCCGGATTATTTACTGGCTTGGTCAATACCAATATCTGGCCTGAAACAATTAATTTTAATATTTATGGAAGTCCAGTTACCAGTTTTGTGGTTTATAATAAAAAAATTGCTCAAGGTTATCACCAGTTTTTTGAAGTTTTATGGAAAATGGCAAGTTAAAAATCAGTGAAATAAAAAAATCGCCCCCCGCGCCGCGGGGAGCGGTTTTTGATTTTTGGTGTATAATTAAGGTATGAAAAATAAATTAATAACTTTTCCCGAAAATATTATTTTTGTCTCTTCAAGAATTGCTGGCTGGGAGAAAATTTTTTATCCCTCAGGTTTTGATTTGAAAAAGATTAAAAAGCTCAAAGACTGGGGCAATCCTTACGCCAAGGAAATATTTCTGTCCCTAAAGTGGTTTCGTGATAAAAAACTGATTAAATTATACAATTTTTGTTTAATGCCACACCACCTACACTTTATCTGCAAAATGAGCGGTAAATATAATTTGAACAAATTTTTAAAAGAATTTCATAAATACACGGCCCATAGAATTTTAGATCTAGCAGAGAAATTAGAGAATTGGGAATTATTAAACCACTTTGCCAAAAGAAACAATAAAGACGACCGCAAACACTTGATTTGGGAGAGCTGTGTTGGTAATGTGTTAGAAACAGAGCCTGACATCTGGCGGGCAATTGATTATATTGATTATAATCCAGTCGCCAAAGGCTGGAATTTGGTGGAAAATTTTGCTGATTATCCTTATTCCAGCGCTTGTTTTTACTATAAAGGAGAAAAACCCCTGGTTGAGATTGATAATCTTTTTGAGACCGAGGATTGAAAATCTTTCCTACCCCTCACCCGAAGGTGTCACACCGAGGTTGAACTCTTTGACCTCGGTCGGAGACCTTCGAGGGGTAGGGAGCCGAGGAAAAAGACCGAGAGTTAAAATACTTTTCTCCCTCTCCGCGCAGGTGTCTCACCGCGCTGAAATTTGGGAAAATCGGGCTTTGGTTCTTGGTAGAGAGAAGAAAGAAAAATATGAACCTAAATTACAAAAAATTTAATCTCCCCCACAAACCTGGCTGTTATCTGTACAAGGATAAAAACAACCAGGTGATTTATGTTGGCAAGGCCAAGGATTTGCAGAAAAGAATTAGTCAGTATTTTGTGAAAAAAGAATTAGATCCCAAGACCCGACTTTTAGTGAAAAATATTGCGGATGTGGAATTTATTACCACTGATAATGAGGTTGAGGCCT from Patescibacteria group bacterium harbors:
- a CDS encoding helix-turn-helix domain-containing protein, whose amino-acid sequence is MLDEKQKSKLSKNLTSLGLSEKESLVYLALIELGEVGSSKIIIHTGLHGQYVYDALNKLEEKGLIQHIIKNGRKKFIAKSPNILVNLITRQQLLAQETAKRLAELAVMPEEQKSETFAGAESYVANEFELLNNTEDNNQLLIIGGKGDHFAAEMGEGLKQYEKIRVQKKIIIRYIGSQEQKEELENLKKSRKYFEYKILPGLFTGLVNTNIWPETINFNIYGSPVTSFVVYNKKIAQGYHQFFEVLWKMAS
- a CDS encoding transposase gives rise to the protein MKNKLITFPENIIFVSSRIAGWEKIFYPSGFDLKKIKKLKDWGNPYAKEIFLSLKWFRDKKLIKLYNFCLMPHHLHFICKMSGKYNLNKFLKEFHKYTAHRILDLAEKLENWELLNHFAKRNNKDDRKHLIWESCVGNVLETEPDIWRAIDYIDYNPVAKGWNLVENFADYPYSSACFYYKGEKPLVEIDNLFETED